One genomic segment of [Phormidium] sp. ETS-05 includes these proteins:
- a CDS encoding ABC transporter ATP-binding protein, with amino-acid sequence MGEIAISIQNLSKCFKRYRHPADRLKEIFFPGKTRYDQFWAIQNLNLEIPKGITLGIVGRNGSGKSTLLQIIVGTLAPTSGKIRVNGRISALLELGSGFNPEFTGRQNVFFNGQLLGLTQAEIEDKFDDIAAFADIGDFIDQPVKTYSSGMFVRLAFAVATSVEPDILVVDEALSVGDEAFQRKCFARIESIQERGGTILFVSHSASTVVELCDSAVLMDAGELLLYHKPKLVLDKYYKLIYAPGEQLPQVRSEIRALNQEPMRKVQPQEQPMSAPSLPHYPVSEKQQIRAFYDPNLKPADSVSYLSRGAKISEPELVTVRGERVNNIIGRHEYVYTYSVEFLEPAYKVRFGMLIKTISGFELGGASHAYADGYVEAGTVVRLSFRFKCMLHPGVYFLNAGVSGLVDGHWTYLDRCIDAAMFRVMPEAEESPGTGTVDFAVKPTLTVESAIPATVESLIATTVEITTSSLRPH; translated from the coding sequence ATGGGTGAAATTGCAATTTCCATTCAAAATCTCTCCAAGTGCTTCAAGCGCTATCGCCATCCGGCTGATAGATTAAAAGAAATTTTCTTTCCCGGTAAAACCCGCTACGATCAATTCTGGGCAATCCAAAACCTCAACCTAGAAATCCCCAAAGGCATAACTTTAGGCATAGTGGGGCGCAACGGCTCCGGCAAAAGTACCCTTTTACAAATCATCGTGGGCACCCTCGCTCCCACCAGCGGCAAGATTAGAGTCAACGGGAGGATATCCGCCCTCTTAGAACTCGGTAGCGGCTTCAACCCGGAATTTACCGGACGGCAAAACGTCTTTTTCAACGGCCAGTTACTGGGATTGACCCAAGCGGAAATCGAGGATAAATTTGATGACATTGCCGCTTTTGCCGATATCGGCGATTTTATCGACCAACCGGTAAAAACCTATTCCAGCGGGATGTTTGTGCGGCTGGCTTTTGCCGTAGCCACCAGCGTAGAACCAGACATTTTAGTGGTAGATGAGGCGCTTTCCGTAGGAGATGAAGCCTTTCAACGCAAGTGCTTTGCCCGAATTGAAAGTATCCAAGAGCGCGGCGGCACGATTTTATTTGTCTCCCACTCTGCCAGCACAGTAGTGGAATTGTGCGACTCAGCGGTGTTGATGGATGCGGGGGAACTGCTGCTCTATCACAAGCCGAAACTGGTGCTGGATAAATACTATAAATTGATTTACGCGCCCGGGGAGCAATTGCCCCAGGTGCGCAGTGAAATCCGCGCCTTAAACCAGGAACCAATGCGGAAAGTGCAGCCGCAAGAACAGCCCATGAGCGCTCCCAGTTTGCCCCATTATCCGGTGTCGGAGAAACAGCAAATTAGGGCATTTTATGACCCGAACCTGAAACCAGCGGATAGCGTTTCTTACTTGTCTCGTGGGGCGAAAATCTCCGAACCGGAACTGGTGACGGTGCGGGGGGAAAGGGTGAATAATATTATCGGACGCCACGAGTATGTTTATACTTACTCGGTGGAGTTTTTAGAACCAGCGTATAAAGTGCGGTTTGGGATGCTGATCAAAACTATCAGCGGTTTTGAGCTGGGGGGTGCTTCTCACGCCTATGCTGATGGTTATGTAGAAGCGGGGACGGTGGTGAGGCTTAGTTTCCGGTTTAAGTGTATGCTACATCCAGGGGTGTACTTCTTAAATGCCGGAGTGTCGGGGTTGGTGGATGGTCACTGGACTTATCTCGATCGCTGTATCGACGCCGCCATGTTTAGAGTCATGCCGGAAGCAGAAGAATCGCCCGGGACGGGAACGGTGGATTTTGCGGTGAAACCGACTTTAACCGTGGAAAGTGCCATCCCTGCAACGGTGGAAAGCCTGATCGCCACTACGGTGGAAATCACCACCAGCTCCCTTCGGCCACATTGA
- a CDS encoding ABC transporter permease: MKGAFRKVGRAHGRSPVEPQLWFKLNLLQTLVLRELEAKYKGSVLGNLWPLLTQLSQLLIYTYVFSIVLKVKLPEDGLPQNNLTYGLWLFAGLLPWIAFTTGFTQAAMAVVGQPNLVKKVVFPLGLLPLVPVLSAFVESTVGLMALICLLAISSQTLHATLLLLPLVWVTQLMLTTGMSCLAAGFTVFLRDIPQTVGVILNLWFYLTPICYPATVIPEQWRGWVFWLNPLAAIAELYRDIVIVGEVRHWGEWAVASLISAIVLYAGIWSYRRLRPAFADVL; this comes from the coding sequence ATTAAAGGAGCTTTCCGCAAGGTAGGCAGAGCCCACGGGAGGTCTCCTGTGGAGCCTCAGTTATGGTTCAAACTGAACCTACTGCAAACCTTGGTGCTACGAGAGTTAGAGGCGAAATACAAGGGCTCGGTACTGGGCAACTTGTGGCCGCTGCTGACGCAGCTATCGCAACTGTTAATCTACACATACGTATTCTCGATCGTCCTTAAAGTCAAGCTACCCGAGGACGGATTGCCCCAGAATAACCTCACCTACGGTTTATGGTTATTCGCCGGGTTGCTACCGTGGATTGCCTTTACCACCGGGTTCACCCAGGCGGCGATGGCGGTGGTAGGGCAGCCGAATTTAGTCAAAAAAGTAGTATTTCCCCTAGGATTATTACCCCTAGTGCCGGTACTGTCAGCATTTGTAGAGAGTACCGTGGGATTAATGGCGCTGATTTGCTTGCTGGCGATTTCATCCCAGACGCTGCACGCCACTTTACTACTGCTACCCCTGGTGTGGGTGACACAACTGATGCTCACCACAGGGATGAGCTGCTTGGCGGCAGGATTTACGGTGTTTTTGCGGGATATCCCCCAGACGGTGGGGGTGATTCTGAATTTGTGGTTTTATTTAACGCCCATCTGCTATCCGGCGACGGTGATTCCCGAACAGTGGCGGGGGTGGGTGTTTTGGCTGAACCCCCTAGCGGCGATCGCGGAACTCTACCGCGATATCGTCATTGTCGGGGAAGTGCGCCATTGGGGCGAATGGGCCGTGGCCTCACTCATATCCGCCATAGTGTTATATGCCGGAATTTGGTCATACCGGCGTTTGCGTCCCGCCTTCGCCGACGTTCTTTAA
- a CDS encoding serine/threonine-protein kinase encodes MVLANGTILRKRYEIIQLLGRGGFGETYLAEDIEVQLATKPKRVVKRLLPQMMQPVILDLFKKEAATLDRLGENNSQIARFFDYFQENQEFYLVQGFIEGHNLSHEITQGKKLSESYVIQLLSDFLPILAYLHQNQIIHRDIKPENIMRRNSDGKLVLIDFGIVKEMGSVVVSQGQTRYTVSAGTPGYMPIEQQVGKPEYSSDIYAVGVMAIFALTGISPDKLPLDKRTREVVWRQGTSVSEGLANILDKMVRYNCSHRYQDATEALAAIQSLTSPLPTKPSLPPPNLNRRTFCK; translated from the coding sequence ATGGTACTGGCTAACGGCACTATCCTGCGGAAGCGCTATGAAATCATCCAACTGCTCGGACGGGGAGGGTTTGGGGAAACCTATCTCGCTGAGGATATCGAAGTTCAGCTCGCCACCAAACCGAAACGGGTGGTAAAACGGCTATTACCCCAAATGATGCAGCCAGTAATTTTAGACCTCTTCAAAAAAGAAGCTGCTACATTGGATAGATTAGGGGAAAATAACTCCCAAATTGCCAGATTTTTCGACTATTTCCAGGAAAACCAAGAATTTTACCTCGTTCAAGGCTTTATCGAGGGACATAATTTAAGCCACGAAATCACTCAAGGCAAAAAATTAAGCGAATCTTATGTAATTCAACTCCTCAGCGACTTCCTCCCTATCCTCGCCTACCTCCACCAAAACCAAATCATCCACCGAGATATTAAACCAGAAAACATCATGCGCCGCAACAGTGATGGTAAACTGGTATTGATTGACTTTGGCATCGTCAAGGAAATGGGCTCGGTAGTGGTAAGTCAGGGACAAACCCGCTATACTGTTAGTGCGGGGACTCCTGGTTATATGCCAATAGAGCAGCAAGTTGGTAAACCAGAATATAGCAGTGATATCTATGCAGTGGGAGTTATGGCAATTTTTGCCCTCACGGGCATTAGTCCTGATAAACTACCACTAGATAAAAGAACTCGTGAAGTAGTTTGGCGTCAGGGAACCTCAGTCAGTGAGGGTTTAGCCAATATTTTGGACAAAATGGTGCGGTATAATTGCAGTCACCGCTACCAAGACGCAACAGAAGCATTAGCCGCCATTCAATCTCTCACATCACCATTACCCACTAAACCATCACTCCCACCACCTAACTTAAACCGCCGGACTTTTTGCAAATGA
- a CDS encoding formylglycine-generating enzyme family protein yields the protein MTALAGEGLLSQWRVRIFGGKILTKSPQPPLERGAEETPPLSKGGQGGLTLPTFQFTTVTVNSTGQITSRTDKQAQYYRQNLGNGIFIDMVAIPGNTFTMGTPDSEPNRQSNEGPQHQVTVPSFYLAKYPITQAQYQAIMGQNPSQFKGSRPASRAGILEQCRRILPKTRPKTGFAYRLPSEAEWEYACRAGTTTPFYFGDTITTDLANYDGNQTYGNGPKGEFRQKTTPVGSFPPNAWGLYDMYGNVWEWCQDVWHDNYNNAPTDGSAWETGGNPNIRVLRGGSWNNDPRDCRSGQRNRYDWVSGSNDYGFRVAVSQLPSPGL from the coding sequence ATGACAGCTTTGGCGGGGGAGGGTTTATTGTCGCAGTGGCGAGTCAGGATTTTTGGGGGTAAAATCTTAACTAAATCCCCCCAACCCCCCTTAGAAAGGGGGGCTGAAGAAACTCCCCCCCTTTCTAAGGGGGGTCAGGGGGGATTAACCCTTCCCACCTTCCAATTTACCACCGTCACAGTCAATTCCACGGGACAAATAACCAGCCGCACAGACAAACAAGCACAATATTACCGCCAAAACCTGGGTAATGGCATTTTCATCGATATGGTAGCCATTCCAGGGAATACATTCACGATGGGTACTCCAGATAGTGAGCCAAACCGACAGAGCAACGAAGGTCCCCAACACCAAGTCACAGTCCCATCATTCTATCTCGCCAAATATCCCATAACCCAAGCCCAGTATCAAGCCATTATGGGGCAAAACCCCTCCCAATTCAAAGGCTCAAGACCTGCCAGTAGAGCAGGTATCCTGGAACAATGCCGTAGAATTTTGCCAAAAACTCGCCCAAAAACAGGATTTGCCTATCGTTTACCCAGTGAAGCGGAATGGGAATATGCTTGTAGAGCCGGAACCACCACCCCATTTTACTTCGGCGACACCATCACCACCGACTTAGCCAACTATGACGGAAATCAAACCTACGGAAACGGACCAAAAGGGGAATTTCGGCAAAAAACCACCCCAGTAGGCAGTTTTCCTCCCAACGCATGGGGTTTATACGATATGTACGGGAACGTTTGGGAGTGGTGTCAGGACGTATGGCACGATAATTACAATAATGCACCAACTGACGGAAGTGCTTGGGAAACTGGCGGAAATCCCAATATCCGCGTGCTGCGTGGAGGTTCCTGGAACAACGACCCCAGGGATTGCCGCTCCGGGCAGCGCAACCGGTACGATTGGGTCAGCGGGAGCAACGACTACGGGTTCCGGGTGGCTGTTTCTCAGCTTCCTTCGCCAGGACTCTAG
- a CDS encoding PIN domain-containing protein has protein sequence MLSIYLDVCCLNRPFDDQNQPRIALETEAIITILRQCQSGEWKLITSAALDAEIAQTPDLERLKNVKAILKIAKIRVISSEFIDNRARELVELGFSGYDATHIASAERSRADIFLSTDNRLIRKAKSLSTLINIAVDNPVEWLMMITQPEEPTHD, from the coding sequence ATGTTATCTATTTATTTAGATGTGTGTTGCCTAAATCGCCCTTTTGATGACCAAAATCAGCCACGAATTGCCTTAGAAACTGAAGCAATTATCACCATATTGCGCCAATGCCAATCAGGAGAATGGAAACTCATCACCAGTGCTGCATTAGATGCGGAAATCGCTCAAACTCCCGACTTAGAAAGGCTCAAAAATGTTAAAGCAATTCTGAAGATTGCTAAAATCAGGGTAATTAGCAGTGAATTTATAGACAATCGGGCTAGAGAACTGGTAGAATTAGGATTTAGTGGCTACGATGCCACCCATATCGCCAGTGCAGAACGCAGCCGTGCTGATATATTTCTTTCCACAGATAACCGACTAATCAGAAAAGCCAAAAGTCTCAGCACTTTGATAAATATCGCAGTTGATAACCCAGTAGAATGGTTAATGATGATTACTCAGCCAGAGGAGCCAACCCATGACTAA